The genomic DNA AATACAAGCCTTAAATTAGTCTGTTGTacaattatttttcttgtaattaaatttgaatattaattaggctgctttaatttatatataatattagcaCTAATAAGTACGAGCCCTGATTATTATTActaaaaattagtaaaatatatgGAGAGTTGATGAATGAGTGTGGGATCCATCACTTATTGAATTCATTTTTCAGTAATTAATGAAATGGTGATCGATCTCCATCTAAAAATCATATCAATccaatcatcaattaaaaaacGATATCCATTAAAGTGGTGGACGTGGTTTGAAACTTTTAAAtcaactttaattaattttgtgatttattaattcaatgtcatcaataaaacattaaattatacCAATAATGTTTAAACTAAGTATTTCCAATTTATTGATCAACTCAACCATTAATATTTGATACAAGATGAGAAGGCAAAAGAATAGAAAAATGTTTggcaataaattaatatatatacctgaataattatgataataaaaataaagtattcattaaaaatcaaatgatACTTCCAATCGAGATCAGGTTCACACATCactttcattttataatattttaatgaaacaaTAGAGAACTTGAGAGGACgtattgattatttataattgttctAGGTGTTcattttcatctttttcttaatttcttgatcATGCATGTTGAAATGATATAACTGGCCTATAAGAATCCATAAggttacaaattttaaaatattatagttttagaccaaaatacaaaattgtaatattttaaaattaagacatTAACAGTAATATTTTTCTAACTTGAAATTGAGAAACAGTCAGCAAATTAAATGCATGTATCAAGACTTTTTTTCTAATGCAATAATAACATgcatatttatgtatatataatataatttttgcaAATTTTAACTTGAATTGTATTCAGTACTCACTTAGGGATTGAACTCTTAAATTCGATCCCTCTGAAGTCTGAATCAAATACAAACACCAACCCCTAAGTGGACATCACCGTGGTAATCTGTGAGGTCGGAATTCTTTGCCTTAACATTAACTTAGTTGGGGTCTAAATTAAGATATAGGTCTATGCATGCATGCGTGGTATATTTCGGTTTTCTCAACGAGCATACCACAGATTTGTACTCGTCAAATCTCAACATCTACAAGTTGTAAGCGTATAATAGATCAAGCTGCTGGTGCTGCTGAGGCCATTGAGAACAAATACATGAATCTTTTCCATTTGCCTGTCTAAAATAACCAAGTGCGGGTACAaaacagaaagaaaaaaagaagaagaaaagaagctTGTCTGATCATATAGCGGGCAATTGCCTGCAGGTTGGGCAATACCATTTCCCTCTGAATCTTGTCTCCGGCGTAAGCCCCACACACGAGTAGTGAAACCATTCCCCTCCTTGGCACTGTGTTATCAAACAAATGTCGAAATTAAGAAAACAACAATTCTCTCTGCTAGTTAACTGCTAATCATTTTTagtaacaaaaatatatatacggaGAAAGAGACAAATTAATACGAGACTCACGCTTTCATTGTCACATGCAATCATATCTCCATAAGATACCTGAATAGTCAGTCAGTTAGTCAGTCAATTAGCCAAAGAAACTATCTCAAATATTTCAGAATAAAGAAAACATATTTGGCACCTGGTGGCATATGCAATAGGTAGGTTCATTTGGATCTATAGGTTGATCAATTTCAACAGGAACAGAAAAATCCTTCTTAAGCCCTCCTGGAGGAGGCATGAGTTCAAAATCTCTATCACGGTCCCAGTCCCTCTCCCTGTACTCCACCCGCCTAGTTTGAGACTGAGGTGCCGTGTATATTGCCTTGCGTTTCTCATTTCTCGGTACCAAAGGTACAGGTGGAAGAGTTGCTGGCTCATCCGATGGTATCTTTCCCTCTGAAACTCAAGACAagtcttaataataatattgcaaatcaaattaaattagcTAGCTACCTTGTTTTTTTGTTACCAAGGAGAAACATTCATAGCAACACTTTGTTTTGAATGGAAACTTTTTAATAAGAGAAATTCATGGCAGTGGACAATATCAAGGATTAGCCAAATCAATTTGAGATGATTATTGTCCATAAGGTGGTCTATGGCTGAGAGTGTTGAAGAGGGACTAAGAGGTGATAAATGTAATTATTGAGGGGCGACATTAGTCTAATCGGAGCGACATACAAAGACAGTAAGGAGATAGAAATAACCAAGGCataaatcttaataataaatgcttcaatatttcaaaaaagaaaatcttaaaatatgaGTAGGCTTATTTTTAAGGTAGTCAAATTTTTAAGGATACAAAATTTTGATGCTGGAGTAGGCAGAATTTCACCAAGTCCGTTGAGTTAACTAAAAGTAAATCTTAAGACTGAATTGTTTTCCTGAAAACCCAACTCTATTCTTATTATAGATCACTGACAAATCCGTAAGAAAATTACCCTTCATCGAGGTAAAGACAAAGGACCAAAAACCGGACGAAACAATTTCATCATTAGTACTAGTTTTACCTTGCTTCAGATCTTCTGCAAAGTTGTTGAGGTCTTCATCGAGGCGTTTTACATGGCTATCTATCTGTAATCAGGATAAGAAATGTTAATATCATCATGATTCGATTCCCATTTGGCTTTtgtacaatacaatacaatactaATTGAATTTACCAGATCATAAGCTTGGCGCGCCAACAGGACCTTTTCTGTACAAAGGCTTATTGCACTGTCTTGGTTTGACTCAATCTCTTTCCTCATCCTCTCAGAGGCCGCTTCATTATCCTCACCATGCCCTTTCTTAGATCCTTGTGAGGCCATTCCTAAACAATACTTAGTCTGCTGCCTTGTATGATTTATGATACctgtaataaatatttgatcacgtaactatatattttgtaagttcaAAGCATTTATCAGTGATATTTGAGAGGTAATTCAATAATCTAAAGCAAAACCAGGCCAAACAAGACAACAAGATGTGTATAAATGGAAATATGAAAAGGCTCAAAACATTCAGTCAATTCATATATAAGGGAATGAAGGTAACCTTGGGACCTTTCGTCAAGTTCTCTGATCGTGTTGAGAAGTCTTTGAAGCTCTGCAGGCAATGTATTGGCATCTGcgggaaaaataaaaatttaccgCCGAAAATAAGAAGAATGAATCCCCGAGTAGCTGGAGAAAGGAATTGACTATGTTAATATGAAATTGATGAATAGAATCAAACTTACATTCCAAGTAATCGTCGACAAATACGCCAGTTCTAGCAATTGCCATGACGCACGATTGAAGGGCTTGGCTGTTCTAGGGTTTTCCCGGTACGATTTCGGAGGGTCGGTGAAAGAAGAATATCGCCAATTTAAGAGGCAAATTTATCAAATACAGTCTTatcaaaaaacaaaaattataaaatatagcaaaaaaataaacaaaaatgatatGATACAGTTTAACTGTGGCGCAAACGCCGTTTAATATCTTGAGATTAATCctaattatgtattatttgaTATGAATATATGTTTCAATTCATTTACTTATGTACTTTctgtaaacaaaatataaaaaaaaaaactttatttcaatttacAGGGTTCAATaacaagttaatattttatgtagtttatatatgaaacaaacatgtaacatttttttattttgtatactCATTCTCTCATCAAGCTGGTATAGATGGGCAGTTTATGAAGACTCGGTTaggtctttttcttttttaatcaatttcaaattatcTTGTTTTATCGAATTTTACTGAAATTGAATCCAAAACTTTTGGTCTCTTATAAAAACTCTTATCACATAAAATAACCGAACGAGAAAGCTGATTGAGAATACAGATTGAGAATACAGAAGTTCATCCAAGTTCATCCAGGCCAACaactctttttcattttcttgttgTATGcctttaaaatatgaaaatttaaagTAGGAGTAGACTGAAAAGCATCAACAACTCTACTGCTTTTATCTATTTACATAAGCTAAAAAGAAACGTGGTTCATCTATCAATTGAATGGACCAAATTGCATGAGCCATTGGCTCGCTAATCGAATCGTCTCGCTTTGCCAAATTCATATTCCTTATAATGAAAAGGCGTTCATGTATCTCTAAGATTGGGATTGAATTCGCATTCTATTATACATATCCACAGTGTCTTTGTGCGTCGGGTCCAAACAAAGAGCTGCCTCACAATCACGGATTGAAAGAGATAATTCGCCCATTGATTCGTAGAATGCTGCTCGAAGATATAACATCTGCATGTCCGGTTTGAATGCTATGGCTTTCGTCAACTCTTCCACAGCTTCCATTTCTCTTTGCTCATCCATCAAAACTGTCACCACTTAAAAAACTAGTGTTATATAATTTCATCCTTTTTTATGCCAAAGTTTGATCAGTTAGTTCTACCTGCTGCCCTGTATCTGTATGGATAAGTCCTCAGAGGATCCAACAGCGTGGCCATACTTAGGTCCGAACTGGCCAATTCGCGTTCACAATACTCTGATCTCTTCTCGTAAGC from Impatiens glandulifera chromosome 9, dImpGla2.1, whole genome shotgun sequence includes the following:
- the LOC124914660 gene encoding PHD finger protein ING2; amino-acid sequence: MAIARTGVFVDDYLEYANTLPAELQRLLNTIRELDERSQGIINHTRQQTKYCLGMASQGSKKGHGEDNEAASERMRKEIESNQDSAISLCTEKVLLARQAYDLIDSHVKRLDEDLNNFAEDLKQEGKIPSDEPATLPPVPLVPRNEKRKAIYTAPQSQTRRVEYRERDWDRDRDFELMPPPGGLKKDFSVPVEIDQPIDPNEPTYCICHQVSYGDMIACDNESCQGGEWFHYSCVGLTPETRFRGKWYCPTCRQLPAI